The following nucleotide sequence is from Bacteroidales bacterium.
AATTGTTTTCTTTTCCTTGTCGAATGCCAATAATACATCCGATTGTTGATTTGAATTTACATCCATAATTTTGATTTTAAAATGATTAAAAACCAAAATTAGAACATAAAAAGATACTGGTGGTTAATTTTCAGACAGTTGGCGGTAGATGGCTTGGGATGGCGTGAGATAACTTATCTCAATTATTTAATCAGTTTATCTTTTTCAAACATGGGCATTATTGGGTTGATTATTTATGATAATAAAGCATATAGAAATAGCATATAAATGATGTTATGTAGTTCATGGCGAGTGAAATTTCGTTAAACCCAAGTGGGTTATCTTTATCCTATTCTTTCTGCCTTAAATTCTGCAAATATTAAATAGCTTTGATAATATTCAAGAAATCTTCCAGATTATATGCTCCATCAACTGTTCGTCTTTCATAAACCATAAAATAACGATAATCGTTACCGGCTTTTCCAGCCCAAAGATTACCAAGCCTTATTTTCTGTTCGGCATCTAAATGGTCGCCTTTTGTTTCCAAAATAACTATTTTGCCACTTTTGGTTTGGATAATAAAATCAGGATAATGATTGATAAAACCATTTATGCGAAATCCTTTTTTCTCCATATTCCTTGTCCAAAAAGCAATATTGCTCATGTTGGCAATTTCATTAATTACACGCTCTTCAAAGTTATTCATGCGGCCTTCCTTTTCATATAATGACTTGGTAATGTTTTTTGCAGTATCGCCAGGGGATATATATTGTGGAAGAATATAAGAAGGTTTAATAAATACGGCATCGGTATCCAAATAATCTTTGAATTTCTTTTCAGCAAAATTCTCCGAAAGCGACTTTATCTTTTGCTTTATTTTATCCGTGTAAGAATATTCGTTATATGCAAAATCATTAAATTGCTCATCTGTAAAATCTTCTAAAATGCGAGTGATGTATTTTTTAATTTCGCTGTCTGGTATCGGATACATATTACCAATAATGCTCATTACTCGATGAGTAAAGTTCTTTACTCGGCTATCTTTTCTTGATGGGTCAAGTATATAGGCAATAATGTTATTCTTAATATCACCGTCAAGCCTTACAAAAGTGGGGGTATGCTCTTTTTGTGTTTCATCTAAATCAACTTTATAGAGTTCGGATTCAACACTATCGAAAGCGATATTGATATCTGACTTACTTAATGGGAAATCACCTAATAGATTTTCTTTTTCAAGCAAAATATCTTCTTTTGCACCAAATAAATCGTTTCCCGGTACTTTCAAATAAAATTGGGCTAACTTTATTTTTCCGGCTTGCTCTTGGAAAATTTCTTTTATTTCGTATGTTTTCACGAGTTGTTGTATTTCTGTGGGTAAAACAGGTGTATTATTTGTCTCTATTTCAGAAATTGTTTTTTCAAAATTTTCATTTTGTTGTATGGCAGTTTTTTCTATTTCTGTAATGGTTTCTGGTAATGATGTATTTGTGAGGACAGAAATTCTTGCAATATCAATATCGGAAGTAATGTCTTCCGTTGTATCGTCTTCGTGTGTAGGAAATGTTACAAGCTGTTGTAATGGGTCTTGTTTTTTGATTTCTTCTGGAACGCTTGTATCAGCAAGCTTATAATCTTTTTCACTAAACCCTGCTTTATTTAGCCCTTTAACAACATTTTGAAGCGTATCTCTGAATTTCGATGAGGCAGTAAGAACATAACTTACATTGAGTAATGGAAATTTATGTTTCATCACATAAGGTTGACGTAAAACCCTTCCTAAGATTTGCTCTACATCGACTGCTGAATTTTTATCGGCTAATGAGGCTAAAATATAAGCAAACGGACAATCCCAACCTTCTTTTAGTGCATTGATTGTGATAATATAACGAATTTCACAATCTTTGCTCATTAAATCAATTCCTTTTATTTCATTGATATTCGCTGTTTTTATTTTTATTTGTTCTTCTGGAATCTGTAGTTCAAGCAATTTGTCTTTTAGTTTTTGAACATTTGATTTTTCTTCTTCGTCACTCGAAAAATTTTTCCCGTTTTTGGGTTGTGCTTGAAATAATACAATGGGGCGAATATATTTCCCGCCATTCTTTTCTTCCTCAATAGCTTGTTGCTCTAGGCGTTTTTGTAGCTGTAAACTAGAATTTATTACTTCTGTCTTGTCCTGATGGTTGTAAACAATGACAGGTAGTTTTACCATATTTTCTTTTTTCAACTCCAAAGCATCAATGAAACTGATGATGTTACTATTGTTTCGTGGGGTTGCCGTTAGGTCAAGAATAAAACTCGGATTCAATCCCGACAACATTTCTACACTTAACTCACTTTCAGCATTATGACTTTCATCAACAATTACAACCGGATTCAGATACTTAATAACTGCACCCAGAGTAATATCGGCATCATTATCCAATAGATTTTCAAACGATTGTAGATTTCCATTTTCCTGAAAAACTTTCCGGTCTTCTTTATTTTTAGCACGTAAGCTATCAAAACTAAAAACCATTATGTTCAACTGCTCTTTTACAGAAGTTGCATTAAAACCACTGCCTTGTAATAAGGTCGCTTTATCAAAGACTTCCACTTTATTACCAAAGTGTGAGTTGATTTTCTGACGATAAGGATGTGACGGGTCTTTTAGATTTTTGAGCGTTTGTTCCAAAATAGTAATCGAAGGAACCAACCAGACCACTGCTTTTGGTTTGTCATAATCGAAAGCATCAAAAATAGTTTTTAAAGCATTACAGGCAATAAATGTTTTACCTCCCGCCGTTGGCACTTTCATACATACATGAGGTACACGAGGCACATTATTTTTATAAGGTTCAATGGCTGTTCCTGAAAATGGGAATAATGGTGTTCGAGGATGCTTAGTCCAAAAGTTATAAAAAGCATTCTTTACATCTTTAGTTTCCTGTACATCTTCTAAAAAGAGTGACAGATCATCTATTACTTGTTGTTGATATGGTTTGAGTTCCATAGGCTACATATTTTCTATTTGTACAATCCAATTATTGAAGCGAGGACATTTTTCACGAATTTTATTTAAACCTATATCGTGAGCAAGCAAAGCTCCATAAAGCACTTTAAGGTTTTCGTTATCAGAATAATAACCATCTATTATTTTAGATAATCTTTTAGATGGGGCTGTTTCTGTTCCATTGTTAATTAACTCCGGATTGGGATTTTCACGAATTGTTGATTCCAAGTATTTGTAATCCAAAAATTCTTCTTCCTCAAAATTTCTATCAAACACAGAAATATCACTAAAAAGAATACCTTCAAATTCATGCAATTGTATATATGGCATAAATCTATGCCTTAGATTTTCTTGTATATCATTTGTCATTTCCCTTTCCAGAATATCCATGCGTTCATTCCTATTTACTTTTTTTTCAGCTTCATCCCATCCCGGATATTCATGATGAGTATATAATCCATAATAATCAATTAATGTAGTAACAAAAGCATTTTTATCTTCCAACAAATGTTTCACAATTTGATATTTTAATGCAGCCCAATTAACGATACCACCATGCGTTTTTTTTATGGTTGGCGTTTCCAAATATATTTCAAACTGACTGAAATATGGTATTAGAACATCATTACAAAATGATTGCTCTGTTTGTCCTTCGCATACAATAATAACTCGTTTCATCTTATTTTCTAAAAGGTTGAGCTGCATTTATAATATTTCTTTCCCATAAATCGCCAAGTGTGTAATCTTCCAACCAGTTTTTTAAAGAATCTGTATTTAAACGATTAAAAATCGTCTGGTTTTCAGATTCACTTTTGTCT
It contains:
- a CDS encoding DUF4276 family protein, producing the protein MKRVIIVCEGQTEQSFCNDVLIPYFSQFEIYLETPTIKKTHGGIVNWAALKYQIVKHLLEDKNAFVTTLIDYYGLYTHHEYPGWDEAEKKVNRNERMDILEREMTNDIQENLRHRFMPYIQLHEFEGILFSDISVFDRNFEEEEFLDYKYLESTIRENPNPELINNGTETAPSKRLSKIIDGYYSDNENLKVLYGALLAHDIGLNKIREKCPRFNNWIVQIENM
- a CDS encoding DEAD/DEAH box helicase family protein, which translates into the protein MELKPYQQQVIDDLSLFLEDVQETKDVKNAFYNFWTKHPRTPLFPFSGTAIEPYKNNVPRVPHVCMKVPTAGGKTFIACNALKTIFDAFDYDKPKAVVWLVPSITILEQTLKNLKDPSHPYRQKINSHFGNKVEVFDKATLLQGSGFNATSVKEQLNIMVFSFDSLRAKNKEDRKVFQENGNLQSFENLLDNDADITLGAVIKYLNPVVIVDESHNAESELSVEMLSGLNPSFILDLTATPRNNSNIISFIDALELKKENMVKLPVIVYNHQDKTEVINSSLQLQKRLEQQAIEEEKNGGKYIRPIVLFQAQPKNGKNFSSDEEEKSNVQKLKDKLLELQIPEEQIKIKTANINEIKGIDLMSKDCEIRYIITINALKEGWDCPFAYILASLADKNSAVDVEQILGRVLRQPYVMKHKFPLLNVSYVLTASSKFRDTLQNVVKGLNKAGFSEKDYKLADTSVPEEIKKQDPLQQLVTFPTHEDDTTEDITSDIDIARISVLTNTSLPETITEIEKTAIQQNENFEKTISEIETNNTPVLPTEIQQLVKTYEIKEIFQEQAGKIKLAQFYLKVPGNDLFGAKEDILLEKENLLGDFPLSKSDINIAFDSVESELYKVDLDETQKEHTPTFVRLDGDIKNNIIAYILDPSRKDSRVKNFTHRVMSIIGNMYPIPDSEIKKYITRILEDFTDEQFNDFAYNEYSYTDKIKQKIKSLSENFAEKKFKDYLDTDAVFIKPSYILPQYISPGDTAKNITKSLYEKEGRMNNFEERVINEIANMSNIAFWTRNMEKKGFRINGFINHYPDFIIQTKSGKIVILETKGDHLDAEQKIRLGNLWAGKAGNDYRYFMVYERRTVDGAYNLEDFLNIIKAI